Genomic window (Vigna unguiculata cultivar IT97K-499-35 chromosome 10, ASM411807v1, whole genome shotgun sequence):
GCTCTACAATAAAATGTGATATAAATTGTAGTGCAAGTGATATgagaattataataaaattaaattaaatttattatttataatgaaaataaaattgattgaaaaaataaaataaattatgaataaatggGATTCgtaaaactaattattatgtTTACGATTTATGTAATGATATCAAATCATAATTATCATGAGCTCTTGTATCTGTATTTCActtgtttattattttcttttcttttattcgAAGAAAACGAAAgcattttctttaatatttaagaCCGCAATGAATGCATGTAATATATGTTCATTCATTAGCTAAAATTGTCGAGTTTTAATTAGAGATTTAAGAGTTCCTTCTTGGACAAGATATGGATGTAGGCTGTgtatgtataataatatttttggaataattaaaatataggcttaaattatgttttgactccttcataaatttgaaaattttcaattatgtcCTTAACAAATTTTGTGATCTATTGAATccttgatattttaaaaattttgaatagaGTTCCCGCAATtaaatgtttatattaattttgtgatATAAGAGTTATCTTGTACGGTCACCCTCCTTAAATATCGTCACATAAAAGATCTCTCCCGAAtatttaatgtattaaaaaaaattgtttttaactttaattaaaattataaattacaaaataaaaaatataaattataaaatattaaatatgtaactataaaattacaaaaaatcaaaattaaaaaatttacaatttgataactttacaatttcatattttgtattttcataatttcataattttataattttatacttttatagttttataattatatattttaaatttcttaattgtgaaattatatatttttattatttttgtaatttttaaaaatttgtaattttatattttttaatttttttttataattttgtatttcatcgttttataattacatattttatattttcatatttttattttatatttttaattaaatttaaaaacatttttttaatacattaaatatttgGAAAATATCTCATTATCACAGTCTTTTATAACACAATATCGTTACGTGACAACATTCAAGGGGtgacaaaatattatttgaggctcaattgaaaagtattttaaaattttaaggatttaataaatcataaaaatttattagagactcaattgaaaattcttaaattgaTCATGacacaaaacataattaaacctaaaatatattaaaaaagttctCAAAGACATCAAATTAAAAACttctaatcattttttttttcataaaactttattttgtaaattgagaTCACTAGAAATATTACTTTTCAATACATAgtcaaaaaaaatatcaaactcTTTACTATTGAACCAACcaaattattatcattgtaAGATACAAGTTCCCCGAATAGGCCAAATTTCAGAAtgagtaatttaaaatatttttaaaaaatgaaatttaaaagtttCTAACACTTTCTTAAAgaagtttttagaaaagaaaagattttaaaaagttatgtGTATTATTCTATCAATGAGAGGTGGGAAaggaaattatgaaaataaagtacaaaaataaagcaaaacaatTGCTTTTATTGACCCAATTGTATTTGTGTTAAAGACATTGCTTCCTTACCtaaaaagttttgtttttttctttcaaaatttaatgacACAATTATGCATAACAAATTGTTGTTTGGGTTATGTTGGTTATTTCTTTGGACCATGTTTGTGTTAAAGGCATGTGATGTTTTGAAACATAGCTTTCTTACCTAAAatgttattgttttttcttccaATTTGTTATGACACAATGgtacatatataattaatgtgaTTTGGTCCATGGATTATAcataacatttaaatttaaaatatttgcttGAATAATAGCACTATGATTGTTTTCTACACCTTTTATTCTTGTATTCATATGATTTTTCTtgtatttctataattttttaaatgataattttattccATATAAACATCACTTCCAAAATTACttgttttagaaaatttttaggatatgatttttaaaataggatAGGATTTTTGGAATAAAACTATTAGAATGATTTTTTCGAAACTCAtgaaatatatcttaaaatgagttttctgaaatataattttttaaatttctggaataaaattttgaaataagttTTCCAAAACATATTTCGAAACGAgttttttggaataaatttttattttttccctttttaagAGTGCAACGACGATGATAATGAAAGTGTAGTTTTGGAGGTAACAACAATCCGTACTACTGAGGTTATATGCAACAGTGAGAGGGTATTTTAGTCTTTTTGTTGCTACTATGGGGTGCATATAGTAATCAAGGGAGTACAGGAAGAAAAAGGTATTTTCTTTCAAGgcttaaaatatcatttatgtTCTCATTTTGTTAGTGTTTGTTCTAGATGATTCTTATTTTTactgaatgtttaaaataatatttttgtaatttgtgtttaatttagtcatttttttacgccatttagATTAGTAACAGAGCACTATGTACATgtgacactgtttgtattacgttTAATTGTAGTGTGTTAGAGTTGGTTGCTTGGGTacacaaaataaatatcaatgatCCGCATATTGTTCATATGTTCCTAGCCTGTAAGATTTGGGAGTGTCACCTGTACAGTGTTCCGCTACTAATTTAAATGGCGTCAcacaaaaagattaaattaaacacaatttgtgaaaataaggaccattttaaatatttggtaaagatgaggatcatccgcaacaaacattacgaaaatgaggatgaaaaaagtatttaagtcTTTCTTTCAAGTAACCCAATAAGCTAATCCCATGTGATTAAGAGTATTATTATCAActaatctttattttaattttgaataaaaaagtattatctAAATATTACATTATACAATGATGCATGTTACTTGAATAAGCAATTATTttgacaaaacaaaacaaagaattcAAAACAACATAAGATTCTTTGTGGGAAATTAAAATTCATGCAAACAACTTGCAATTTAGATTTCAAAGATTTTTTTCAATGGCCATTAATAGAGGTCAAAACCAAACTCTATCTCATTCAAATTTATACCTACCAAAACCATATTTTATTAGTAGTCAAATTGTACACAAATTGTCAAAGAGTGAAGAACAAGAAAATATCacttataaaatttgattaattaagtattAACATCACAAATTAACTTTGTTTACACAAGTTATTTTCAGAAATGACTGTGTTAAGAGATAAATAGTTTGCTTCTTAATctaattattgtatatttatgGCAGTAATAAAATCGTGTAGGAAAATAATTGAATTGCTTTGAAAGATGTTAAAAGGATATTAATGTGTTACAAATTAAAGCCATTGTTGTTGCAGtgcatcttcttcttttgcaaCATTAAtagtaaacaatttaaaaaatatttctcaaaaatttgaatgagatttttttttatggaaataCTGGAGTAAACcgataattttattaaaattttaattttttaatcacattaaacaatttaataaaagtgatactacttttttttttttgagtaaaaagtcgttttaatttagaaaattataaaatcattttgagAGACagttaattaaaaacattaaaagaacacttttttttatgataatgtgatgttataaaaattaaactaaacatGTGAAACAACATTGCTCcaatcaattatttattgttagttTTAACATGTTTTAATGAAAATGTGATAAAGTTATTTTGGAAATGAGTcataactatatttattaatttaaatttatttcttttatcatattttaagaGGTACTGTatcccttttatttttcttttccttgtaaATATGCTTTCTAGGGAATTTATCGTGAGATtatataatgatcaatttattgagtcatattttgtattttaaaatagaaaagacatctcttaatatttttaacattttataagtttagttttgattttttttattcctttaacttttaaatgtatatttctgataaaagaaatagtttaaataacgtatttaaaaaactaaaatagaatattagataatttaagaagaataaaaagCTATTTTATTCTGAAAGATAGATTATTAAAACTTCTCATCATTTCAGTGTGAGCAAAGTCAAACGAGACGttacatttgaattttaaaatcttacTTTCACCATTTTAAAATCtcaaaaatactaaaaacaatagttttgttttttcatattaatttcaTACAATCCACAAATATTAATctaaaacaattcaaatattgtttatttatgcAGTCAATTCACATTTTCTCTGCAACCAAATATTTCGAAAATCAAAGTGATATAGCCTTTATTATCTTATATAATAACGAAAATACACATACTCATGTTTACCTGtcagtaattatttattttatataaaaagataataatttcagtataattataaaaaaaagaaactgtgtatattaaatattttttatatattactaataaagatataaaattagtatgcaaggataaaaaaatagattaaattactttaaatttaactatttcgTCTTAAGaagtagaattttttttccGTCCTACTCGACAGATATGAATATTAATGTACTTATCGTagtgttttaaatattaactaaataattttttatgaaaaagtaaaattacaataaaaaatatagtataaatatttaatgaaaaaaatacatatttttcttaaacgacaaatattagaatagaaattataattatataaaatattatataaaagtatcatatataataattagatagagttaaaaatatgtataaataaaaatacttaattatgataataattgttaaaataaaaaataattattaaaaattatattgaatttataaaaaatgtgtagaaaataattttacaagaataaaataatatatatatatatatatatatatatatatatatatatatatatatatatatatatatatatattcaaaaataatattattaattgtgaTAAGTTATAGATGGACATAAATAAATAGTAGATTGAATATTGCAaactcatattttaatttttaataaaacaaaaaacaagttTTGGTATAATacacttaaaaaaatgaattgaaaaagagatagaaaaagatgATTATAGAAGTGATGAAGTGAGGCACATGCATCTGATAGCGATTCTTAACTTCATTTCTTACACTCTCTTTTCATTACAGCTGTATTCACGACCAGTTCattgaatttattaaaaaaaaactataaaatatatattatctttttttcacaaattaaaattcattttgagCAACATATAATCTCTTTAATTCAtgaataaattagttttaattttttgaattttcatttatatagaTAAATTTGTTTGAACATGTTgcataaaataatgttttgtatttaatatttatgattcTATCTTCCAACTATAGTGTCAGACTCTTTTCACAAAATCCAAGTTCCCAGTTATTCTTGTTCATACTTCATATACAAGTTTCTGGTTGTTGaacaattgtttttaataaaattcaaagtttttttcttcttcaaaagaCAGCTGtgaagtttttaatttttaattctaaaatactataatattgGTTTGGCAAGacaaatttcttaaattaattactaattaattaagaCAGACTATAATTCAAGGAACATCAGATACATAATGGAAGTTTTAGGTAtaagagtttttcttttttcagatAGGGAAAttcatttattgaaaatttggaagttgtttattatcatttatggagtagaaaaaacaaagagtagagaaattttgagaaaattgtttttaatttataaataaagcttttaattaaaaaaagtcatAAAATCCACACTTTAGTAAGATATTTTGACATTATGGTATTTTACTTGTAAAATCAATGTGCAAACAAAAAAGAACAGTGATGATCTTAATATATGCTATACTAATTTGATAGTTTAATAGATTAATCAATTAGgggacaaaaataaaagtttaaaagtttaaaagcaAAAGGTTGGAAAAAGAATTAAGTTTACACCTCATTTTAAGTAATCATGTTTTCGTcctacttttattaaaaatataaatggagaatttatttacaaaatgttTCTTTACTAATCATAAGAAATAATcacttttatctctttttttaaaagaaatttaaaactaaatatagtGAGATATTAATTGTACTGTTTTTAGTTCTGTCATAATTTGTTGACTtggatttaatttatttataatcataACAATGAAATTATTCTATCAAATTTTCTTTGTGTAAAGTATTTAACTTTTGAAAGTTTATGATACacataaaataagaaatgattttaaaaggaaataaagttagataaaaattatcttaacaCTAAAATTAGACATTGAAGTGTTTCTTAAAAATAGAACTAAACCTTAAATTCTTTTGTCAAAATTCCATAATCATGTACATTGGAATgtcataaaaagaaagaaaaaacaaatgtgATTCCTTTACTTTCTCCGTCTGTTTCGTGAGAAATGGTGTAGAGATCATAATTTCtgaattattaaactaataattatattattatattcaatctttctcttctttttcccCTCTCTCTCATAACCAAAAACACAAAAGCATGCCACAGAAAAAGAAGAGATTGTGCAAACATTTCATTGATTTTTGGGTTATTACCCTCGTGATCTGTGCACAATCATCTTCTGCTTCATAATATATACCTTCATCTTcctttttcctcttttcttgcttttgttgtTCAACACCCTTCTCTTGGGAACGACCCTTTTCCAGTTTTGGGATTTGGAGGCTGCAAAAGGTGAGATTTTTCACCTGGGTTTTGTATGTCATGTTAAAAAACCTGTTTTCTCTttctgggtttttttttttggtttgtttgtttgttttatttatttattttattttactttgctgtttttttttccttctggGATTTCTTGTTATGCATGTAAACCTGAGCCTATGtgttttttaaggtttaatccTCTGTGTGAAAGGTTGAGGGAGTTTGGTGCATTACGTGTGAACTAGATGAGCTCAAGTTGCATTTTTATGTGCCTAATGACTTTgactttttgttttgttctgttTCTTGTTCTTGAGCTCCACCTGCTGCTTTTTTGTGTATTGCAAATTCATACTTGGATGAAATGTTTGTTGAGAGGTTTTCGCATCATCACAATTGATAGCTTCTGTAACAGTTTTAAGTTCATTTGAGTTTGTGGAATCGGTTTATTCATTTGATCAATGGGGTGCTTGAGTTTTGTTGAGAATGGTTATATGCTTATACTGCTAACTTCTGACTCTGCTGTAAGTAAACTTGTAAGAAGTCTCTTTATTGGAAAGTGCTTTTGGTTTCTGGAAATGCAAGCTATCTTAGGTTGAAGAGAGAGATGTTTGTGGGCATGACTGTTactgatattttaatattcttcATAATGGACAAAAAGGACTTGGTAGGTCTAATTgacttttttgttattttgttcaaAGATTGGCATATTAACATGTGATTGGGGCTTTGGTCAAAGATGAGGGTTGCCTCATAACTTCCAAATGAGTTTGAGCTAACCTGATCAGTTATTTGATTCTGTTAATTTCCTTCTACCTAATTTGTCTTACTCATGATTTGGTTTGATCTATATCTTTGCTTAAAGTCAAAGAAATTGCTTATATTCCATCTTCTTTTGCTAAGAAATGAACCTTTACCTGTTAGAGAATGGTATACTTGGTACAGTAATTTTATGCTGTTTTAAGAATCCAAATGGTATACTTTTTGTGTATTGCATACAGCCTCATGCAGTAATGAAGCtgttaaatgtaattttttttagagaaaGATAGCCTTCTTCTTTTGTTGGAAAAAGTGAATAACCAGAAAAGTAAACATGGGCACCTTCATGACAAGtagaaaatttcaaatacaagTAAGGTTTATACTTAAACATAAAAGCTTAAGTTGAAGTATAGTTTCTGAAAGGTGTTCACTTGGAAAAGTAGTCACATACTCATGATAAGTTTTTCAGTTATTGGCTTGTCAACTTATTTGCCCAGTAATTGAGAATGGCATCTATATTGTGTAATAGTCCTGTGGCAATCTGTTATTTGGTTTGTCTTTGACATAATGAAGAAATGGTTTTGCAATATATGCTGATGCCCTTTTACACTTTATTTCATTAATGCAAGAGTTCATTTTGAAATAAACCAGTATACTTGTGAGACATGGTTGATATTCTTTTTCAGGTGCTACATTTTTTGATCATCATTGGATAAGGCATTAGTTGACTTTGTTCTGGCAATTTAATTACTTGATTTGTATATGCCGGTTTACATTTGACATTAACCGAACgcatttttgaaaactttaatgATATCTTAGATGGTTAACTCCATTTTTGAGGACTTCAATTTGTAAGTTCAGTAAAAAaaggtttttgttttctataaagCTTTATTTGAATGCAAACTATGATGAAGTTAACGAACTTAAAAACTGGTTTTGTTCTTATGTATGGTCTCTTGGCACCTAAGCTATCATTAAGTGGAATCAGTAGATCTAAGTAGAgtgtctttctttttctatcagCATATAGTCATGTGGAAATTGTACAACACAGTGTAAAATGTTTGCTTAGCCATCATAATTGGTTCATTGTgctatatttctttttttctcagtTATTGTTTGTTATAAGGACATAAAGTTTAACTGTATGGTGACTTTTCTAATACTAATCAAACAAATGCATGCTTAATTTTCTCTTGACTAACTAATCCTTGTTTCTGTCTTATGTTTCTCAGGGCATCTAAATTTTGTGAACTAGTGCTTTAAAAGCAATAATGGGGAGGCAATTCTGACAAACATGGATCCTCAGGCCTTCATCAGGTTGTCAATAGGTTCTCTGGGGTTGCGATGCACCGGAATTGAACTGCACACCGGAAAATCCGGCATTCAAACACTCTCACTACCTTGTGTTTGTGAGATTCGGCTTCGAGGTTTTCCAGTTCAAACATCTTCAGTCCCTGTGATATCCTCTGCAGAAGTTACACCTGACACTCAGAACATTGCCTCTAGCTTTTACCTTGAGGAATCTGATTTAAAAGCATTGTTAGCACCTGGATGCTTCTCCAACACTCATGGTTGTTTGGAGATTGCTGTGTTTTCAGGGAGGAAGGCATCCCATTGTGGAGTTGGCATCAAAAGGCAGCAAATAGGGATCTTTAAAATGCACGTCGGCCCCGAGTGGGGTGAAGGAAAGCCGTTGATTCTTTTCAACGGCTGGATAGGTATTGGCAAGAACAAACAGGAGAACGGAAAGCCGGGTACCGAGCTACATCTAAAAGTGAAACTAGACCCTGACCCTAGATATGTATTCCAGTTTGAAGATATCACAACATTGAGTCCTCAGATAGTTCAACTGCAAGGATCTATCAAGCAACCAATCTTCAGTTGCAAGTTTAGTAAGGACAGGTGATAGGAAACTTGCAAAATCTATTTTACTTTCAACCATGTTGACCCTTCTCAGAAATCTTTAAAAGTCACAATTTTGTTCTCAAATAACATGCATCCAAGTTTTAACTTTGAAATCAATATCATTGTGAGATCTTGGATGTGTTAAAATATCAAGCATTGGTTTCTTGGTCAATGACTGAGATTTGTGTTACTTACACTTTTCCTTGCATCCTAAAGCTCAGACAAAACACTTTTACCAAAATGTATGTGTGAATTGATGTAGTTAACTAGTCTTCTTCTCCAATGGAAGCTTGAATTATCTAAAGTCTTATCTTCATAAGTAGAAAATTGGTAGTgtgttttctttgttgtttataTCAGTTGGACCTGATATCTTAGTCTGTGTGACGGTAGTTTAAACATTTGTTgttaatcaaacttttgatagTTATGGAATGACAGGGTTTCCCAGGTTGACCCGTTGAGCGCGTACTGGACAGGCTCTACGACCGAGATTTCTAACTTGGAGACAgagaggagagaaagaaaggggTGGAAGGTGACGATACACGATCTCTCTGGCTCGGCTGTCGCTGCAGCCTTCATAACAACTCCCTTTGTTCCATCTTCAGGTTGTGATTGGGTTGCCAGATCCAACCCAGGGTCTTGGTTGATTGTTCGGCCTGACACAGGCCGATCAGAGAGCTGGCATCCATGGGGAAAGCTCGAAGCATGGCGCGAGCGTGGCATCAGAGACACCGTTTGCTGCAAGTTCCATCTTTTGTCTGAAGCTCAAGAGGGAGGTGAAGTCCTCATGTCTGAAATACACATAAATGCTGAAAAGGGTGGAGAGTTTTTCATAGACACTGAGAAACATCTGAGAACTGCAACCACAGCAGCAAGTCCAATACCAAGTCCACAAAGCAGTGGAGACTTTGGTGCACTGAGTCCTTTGGTTGGAGGTTTTGTCATGAGTTGCAGGATTCAAGGAGAAGGAAAGCAAAGCAAACCGTTGGTCCAACTCGCGATGCGACACGTGACATGCGTGGAGGACGCCGCCATCTTCATGGCACTTGCAGCAGCTGTGGACCTCAGTATCCAGGCATGTAAACCTTTCAGGAGGAAGGTGAGAAGAGGTTTCTGGCATTCTATGTGAAGAACACAAGGCAAAAATGTATCTGTAAGCACCATCATAAATGTGAATTTTCTGCCTTTGTTTTTCTGCAATGCTTAGAAAAATGTACAGCTTAAGTTAGTGCCTTGCATTGCCCTCTTGTGAATTTTTCCTCATATTATTAGCATTCTGATGCTTGTACAATTAAGGTGCACAAAACAATATCAAGTTAATGAACTTTTTTCTAGAACTGACCCCATTCTGAAAAGGGTTCTGTTTTTCTATAGCTGTTCTTGTCAAATTTCATCTCTTTCTTTTGCTTCATTGTAAAATTCAAGGTGACTGACTCTGTTTGTTGTATCATCCATTCACTGAATTTCATAACAAGAACAGATTTATAGTTTTGAATATCTAATAGTTGCTGAATCTGTAATGTGTTTGAGTTTGAACATGTTTCTCTTCAATTCTATGTAAATAGTGTGATATCTGCATTTAGATTTTGTTCATATCCACTGAAGTTTTTGAACACATTTTATGTTTTAGTTCTTAGcttatttatatacatttaagtcattttattactttaaattttcaGTAGTTTCCCCACTTTCTTAATTGTTACTTTACCTTCAAAATGAATATCAACTAGGCAACTAGTTGATTCaaagaaaagtttttttttacagAGAAAATCTTAATTTTACACACTGTAGGTTAAAGATGTAtacttttaagattttttttttttttctgatataaCTTTTAAAGCAATTATTGTTAAactcaataaatttattatatatacttaCAGGTATGTGTGAATCTCTCACATGTCAGCACAGCTTGGTTTGTCCCTGTCAAATAATCAATTAGAGATAAGGtgatgaacaagtaaatgtaaatttattatataaattgaattatatttaaatttcactttcttaaaagtttaattatatatgtatatatttaaattactatACTCATGTGAAAAACTAtgttatacaattttaatttaagattgattatgataaaaagttgTGTATACAGTATTATTTTCTGATAGTCTGTATTTGATCTTTCTTAAAGTTAtagttaaatgtttttaatcaaaattgttgaaattaagattttatacttaaaattatttatacacaATACATGCATAAAATATAGCACACAAAATAAAACTTCTAAATCACAGCATTCAATAAACTTAAGTTGAAATTTCAAGGTcataatacataaattaatgGAACTAATATTGATGATTATATGCTGTGTTTTATTCAGtttttaattactattatttagtttattatataatatgttcactataaatatataattttaatattataaataaaatttaattgaagtTTATAGTTCTACgaaatttacaatatttataatatcaatattaatatattatattaaaacaattatttttacttgttaCAAGTGCATCATGATATCAAATGTGACTACATcacaacaacattttttttttgcaatgtCATAGATTGAGATAAAAAGTGTAGCAAGAATTTAGAACCATATCTATGGCCTTTCTTCTTACATCTCCATGATTTATTCTC
Coding sequences:
- the LOC114167120 gene encoding uncharacterized protein LOC114167120; amino-acid sequence: MDPQAFIRLSIGSLGLRCTGIELHTGKSGIQTLSLPCVCEIRLRGFPVQTSSVPVISSAEVTPDTQNIASSFYLEESDLKALLAPGCFSNTHGCLEIAVFSGRKASHCGVGIKRQQIGIFKMHVGPEWGEGKPLILFNGWIGIGKNKQENGKPGTELHLKVKLDPDPRYVFQFEDITTLSPQIVQLQGSIKQPIFSCKFSKDRVSQVDPLSAYWTGSTTEISNLETERRERKGWKVTIHDLSGSAVAAAFITTPFVPSSGCDWVARSNPGSWLIVRPDTGRSESWHPWGKLEAWRERGIRDTVCCKFHLLSEAQEGGEVLMSEIHINAEKGGEFFIDTEKHLRTATTAASPIPSPQSSGDFGALSPLVGGFVMSCRIQGEGKQSKPLVQLAMRHVTCVEDAAIFMALAAAVDLSIQACKPFRRKVRRGFWHSM